In one window of Helianthus annuus cultivar XRQ/B chromosome 17, HanXRQr2.0-SUNRISE, whole genome shotgun sequence DNA:
- the LOC110923983 gene encoding uncharacterized protein LOC110923983 — MKYDDADKERKLKLCELEELREEAYECASKYKDDMKRAHDAKLKPKEFEVGQKVWLYNSRLKYFPGKLKSKWMGPYVITWVGKLGDVTIKDPKDGSKQTVNGHRLKPYLDGNNEKKDENVELVNFVLWPVVKDKRLQGKLHHQESVLLLV, encoded by the exons ATGAAATACGATGATGCAGATAAAGAGCGGAAATTAAAGCTTTGCGAGTTGGAAgagcttagggaagaagcgtaTGAGTGCGCCTCAAAATACAAGGATGATATGAAGAGGGCACATGACGCGAAGTTGAAGCCGAAGGAGttcgaagtgggtcaaaaggtttggctaTACAACTCAAGGCTTAAATACTTCCCCGGTAAGCTCAAGAGCAAATGGATGGGCCCATACGTGATTACATGGGTCGGAAAGCTTGgagatgttacaatcaaggacccgaaggatgggtcgaagcaaacggttaatGGGCATCGCCTTAAACCGTACCTTGATGGTAACAACGAGAAAAAAGATGAGAATGTGGAGTTGGTAAACTTCGTG ttatGGCCGGTGGTAAAAGACAAAAGACTACAAGGCAAGCTTCATCATCAGGAGTCGGTTCTTCTTCtggtttaa